One Leptospira fletcheri genomic window carries:
- a CDS encoding cytidylyltransferase domain-containing protein — MKTAFIVQARMTSTRLPGKILKKVIDKTLLEYQIERLQRVRLVDGIIIATTTNESDQPVVDLCERMNIPYYRGSESDVLSRYYEAATQFGVENIIRVTSDCPIIDPEILSEIVQSYFMYQKSGVDYVSNTLERSFPRGMDAEIFSYKTLSAAHRAAFDPSDREHVTPYIYKNPSLFSLRSVINSIDESSFRLTVDTQEDYELIKIIIETLYPENPEFGVKQVIEFLNKNPEYIKINEHIAQKKL; from the coding sequence ATGAAGACGGCTTTTATTGTTCAAGCAAGAATGACATCTACTCGTCTTCCAGGAAAGATACTCAAGAAAGTTATAGATAAAACACTACTAGAGTATCAGATAGAACGGTTACAGCGGGTCCGACTCGTAGACGGGATTATCATTGCGACTACTACGAACGAATCCGATCAGCCGGTTGTCGATCTTTGCGAACGGATGAATATCCCTTATTATAGAGGATCTGAATCGGACGTTCTTTCGAGGTATTACGAAGCCGCTACTCAATTCGGAGTTGAAAATATAATTCGAGTCACTTCGGACTGTCCGATTATAGATCCAGAGATTCTATCCGAGATTGTTCAGTCCTATTTTATGTATCAAAAAAGCGGAGTCGATTACGTATCGAATACGCTTGAGAGAAGTTTTCCGAGAGGAATGGACGCGGAAATTTTCTCTTATAAGACTTTATCTGCGGCCCATCGAGCGGCGTTTGATCCTTCCGATAGGGAGCACGTCACTCCATATATATATAAGAACCCTTCGCTTTTCTCTCTCCGAAGCGTGATCAATTCGATTGATGAAAGTTCATTCAGGCTTACGGTGGATACTCAAGAGGATTACGAACTTATCAAGATTATAATCGAAACTTTATACCCGGAAAATCCCGAATTTGGAGTAAAACAAGTAATTGAATTTCTGAATAAAAATCCGGAATATATTAAGATTAACGAACATATTGCGCAAAAGAAATTATAA
- the pseC gene encoding UDP-4-amino-4,6-dideoxy-N-acetyl-beta-L-altrosamine transaminase: MIPYGRQNIDQADIDSVVEVLKSDFITQGPAIESFENAVSAYCSSSYAVAVSNATGALHIACLALGIGQGDEVWTSPNTFVASANCALYCGANIDFVDINPKTYNMDIDSLVSKLKLAEKKNRLPKVVIPVHFAGQSCDMKSIYDLSKIYGFKIIEDASHAVGGKYAGQRIGNCLYSNATVFSFHPVKIITTGEGGMLTTNDNSLFEKFQLLRSHGITRNPKRMTSESVGAGAWYYQQTELGFNYRMTDIQAALGASQLKRLDQFISRRKEIADNYTRLLKGLPIITPFQDPKSESAFHLYPIRLIPGSTKINRKQLFEHLRSCGIGVQVHYIPVHTQPYYQKLGFRIGDFPEAEKYYESVLSLPMFYDLTDEQQEYVVKTIKDILS; encoded by the coding sequence ATGATTCCCTACGGTCGTCAAAACATTGATCAAGCCGATATTGATTCTGTAGTCGAGGTTCTGAAATCCGATTTTATTACACAGGGACCCGCCATTGAATCTTTTGAAAATGCTGTATCTGCATACTGCAGCTCTTCTTACGCTGTCGCAGTATCAAATGCAACAGGCGCACTTCATATAGCATGTTTAGCTCTGGGAATTGGGCAAGGCGACGAAGTTTGGACCTCTCCAAATACATTTGTCGCTTCTGCGAACTGTGCTTTGTACTGCGGTGCTAATATCGATTTTGTCGATATAAACCCAAAAACGTATAATATGGATATCGATTCTCTCGTCAGTAAGCTTAAGCTGGCTGAGAAAAAGAATCGATTGCCCAAAGTAGTGATTCCCGTTCATTTTGCGGGACAATCCTGCGACATGAAGTCGATTTACGATTTAAGTAAGATATATGGCTTTAAGATTATTGAGGATGCGTCCCATGCGGTAGGTGGAAAATATGCGGGGCAGCGTATAGGGAATTGTCTGTATTCGAATGCCACCGTTTTTAGCTTCCATCCCGTTAAGATTATCACGACAGGAGAGGGAGGAATGTTGACGACAAACGATAATTCGTTGTTCGAAAAGTTCCAGTTGCTAAGATCGCATGGAATCACTAGAAATCCGAAGCGAATGACGTCGGAGTCGGTCGGGGCCGGCGCTTGGTATTATCAGCAAACGGAATTGGGTTTTAATTATAGGATGACCGATATCCAGGCTGCCCTAGGGGCGAGTCAGCTTAAGAGATTGGATCAATTTATTAGTAGACGTAAGGAGATCGCCGATAATTACACACGGCTTTTGAAAGGTCTCCCAATTATCACTCCGTTTCAAGATCCAAAATCGGAATCGGCTTTTCATTTGTACCCGATACGTCTGATTCCCGGGTCGACTAAAATAAATAGAAAGCAGCTCTTCGAGCACCTTCGCTCTTGCGGCATAGGAGTGCAGGTTCATTACATACCGGTGCACACTCAGCCCTATTATCAGAAACTAGGTTTTCGTATAGGCGATTTTCCTGAGGCCGAAAAATACTACGAATCTGTCCTAAGTCTTCCTATGTTTTACGATTTAACGGATGAGCAGCAAGAATACGTAGTTAAGACTATAAAGGATATTCTCTCCTAA
- the pseB gene encoding UDP-N-acetylglucosamine 4,6-dehydratase (inverting), with translation MLNDLSILVTGGTGSFGKKFIQTVLAKYPNLKRLVVFSRDELKQFEMQQEISEIGNPQIRYFIGDIRDKARLMRAMEGINVVIHAAALKQVPAAEYNPFEAIKTNILGSQNVIDAAIDSGVKQVVALSTDKAAAPINLYGATKLCSDKLFVAANNYRGKHDIRFSVVRYGNVMGSRGSVIPFFLKKRSEGILPITDERMTRFNITLEEGVDLVLYALENMWGGEIFVPKIPSYNIKVVAEAIGPNCEMKVVGIRPGEKLHEEMITETDGMNTIEFKDYFVILPSVELWNVSEFKKKFNGGFCPKDFRYSSGLNSDWLSVEQIRKLIVENVDPSFRV, from the coding sequence ATGCTGAATGATTTATCTATTCTAGTGACCGGAGGAACGGGCTCTTTCGGAAAAAAATTTATACAGACCGTCTTGGCTAAATATCCGAATTTAAAACGATTAGTGGTCTTTTCAAGGGACGAATTGAAGCAATTCGAGATGCAGCAGGAAATTTCAGAGATAGGGAACCCGCAGATCAGATACTTCATTGGAGATATCAGGGACAAAGCGAGATTAATGAGGGCAATGGAAGGAATTAACGTCGTTATTCATGCTGCCGCTTTAAAGCAAGTTCCGGCCGCGGAGTATAACCCTTTTGAAGCCATAAAGACCAATATTTTGGGTTCTCAAAACGTAATTGATGCTGCCATAGATTCGGGAGTTAAGCAGGTTGTTGCACTAAGCACAGATAAGGCTGCCGCTCCGATTAACCTGTATGGGGCCACGAAGCTTTGTTCTGATAAACTTTTTGTAGCGGCCAATAATTATAGAGGAAAGCACGATATACGTTTTTCTGTGGTTCGGTACGGAAACGTTATGGGAAGCCGAGGAAGCGTGATTCCATTCTTTTTGAAGAAAAGATCAGAAGGAATTTTACCAATTACGGATGAGCGCATGACCCGGTTTAATATAACCTTGGAAGAAGGAGTGGATCTGGTCTTATATGCTTTGGAAAATATGTGGGGAGGAGAAATTTTCGTACCTAAAATCCCAAGCTACAATATAAAAGTCGTCGCAGAAGCCATTGGACCTAATTGCGAAATGAAGGTCGTAGGGATCCGCCCCGGCGAAAAATTACATGAAGAAATGATAACTGAAACCGATGGGATGAATACGATCGAGTTTAAAGATTATTTTGTAATTCTTCCATCCGTGGAACTTTGGAATGTGAGCGAGTTCAAGAAAAAATTCAATGGTGGTTTTTGCCCTAAAGATTTTCGCTATAGTAGCGGACTTAATTCGGATTGGCTTTCCGTCGAGCAGATCCGAAAGCTGATCGTGGAAAACGTGGACCCGTCCTTTCGAGTATGA
- a CDS encoding ABC transporter permease — MFDKIANKYKTQDSVNRDWDLIIRPKEGLFALHLGDLLRYKDLIFLFVKRDFVSLYKQTILGPVWYIIQPLASSIIFTIIFGKIANVPTDGIPHFIFYLSGTVLWGYFSDCLINTSNTFVSNAGIFSKVYFPRLAVPVSIIFSSLIKFSIQFTLFILFYIYYISEGADLSLQWSVLLFPIFIFQIALLGLGFGIIVSSMTTKYRDLSLLVNFGVQLAMYATPVVYPLSIVPEKFKVFYNLNPMASIIENFRFSFLGTGYFDSYAWTQSWIITLVVFFIGVIAFSKVERDFVDTV, encoded by the coding sequence ATGTTTGATAAAATTGCAAACAAATACAAAACACAAGATTCAGTAAATAGGGATTGGGATCTAATCATTCGTCCGAAGGAAGGCTTATTTGCCCTCCATCTAGGCGATTTATTGCGTTATAAAGATCTAATATTTTTATTCGTTAAGCGGGATTTTGTATCTTTATATAAGCAAACTATTCTGGGTCCGGTTTGGTATATCATACAGCCTTTGGCCTCTTCGATAATTTTTACGATTATTTTTGGGAAAATTGCAAATGTCCCGACGGACGGAATTCCGCACTTTATTTTTTATCTTTCAGGAACGGTTCTTTGGGGATATTTTTCGGATTGTTTGATTAATACTTCGAATACTTTTGTATCAAATGCGGGAATCTTTAGTAAGGTATATTTTCCGAGATTAGCCGTTCCGGTTTCAATAATTTTTAGCAGTTTAATCAAATTTTCGATTCAGTTTACGTTGTTTATCCTGTTTTATATCTACTATATTTCCGAAGGCGCGGATTTGTCTTTGCAGTGGAGCGTGCTGTTGTTTCCTATTTTCATATTTCAAATTGCGCTTTTGGGGTTAGGCTTTGGGATCATCGTATCTTCAATGACGACCAAATATCGCGATTTGTCTCTTCTTGTAAATTTTGGGGTTCAACTCGCGATGTATGCCACTCCGGTAGTTTATCCGCTATCGATTGTACCGGAAAAGTTCAAAGTTTTCTATAATTTGAATCCGATGGCTAGTATCATCGAAAACTTCCGTTTTTCTTTTTTGGGGACGGGATATTTTGATTCGTATGCTTGGACCCAGAGCTGGATTATCACATTAGTCGTGTTTTTTATCGGTGTTATTGCGTTCTCTAAGGTGGAAAGGGACTTCGTCGATACCGTTTGA
- a CDS encoding MarR family EPS-associated transcriptional regulator — MNDELRHKILKLIEDRPDFNQRDLANTLGISLGKTNYCLKALLEKGWIKAKNFKNSKNKLAYAYILTPAGLEEKIKLTLTYYSIKKREYEELKQELEKMGIGEERLSEGHESV; from the coding sequence ATGAATGACGAGCTCAGGCATAAAATCCTGAAATTGATCGAAGATCGCCCTGATTTTAACCAGCGCGATCTGGCCAACACCTTAGGCATCAGCCTCGGGAAGACGAACTATTGCCTCAAAGCTCTCTTGGAGAAGGGTTGGATCAAGGCGAAAAACTTCAAGAACAGTAAAAACAAACTGGCATACGCTTATATTCTGACTCCGGCAGGGCTGGAGGAAAAAATCAAGTTAACGCTTACCTATTACTCCATCAAAAAGCGCGAATACGAGGAACTCAAGCAGGAGTTGGAAAAGATGGGAATCGGTGAGGAGAGGCTTTCGGAGGGGCACGAGTCGGTCTGA
- a CDS encoding Hsp20/alpha crystallin family protein has product MRHQVDFYQEVRRMQNRIHNLFEPVWEGNRTFPTLNVYSNQDQITVTAEIPGLTSEDLEVTVAHNLLTIQGESKEPDVDSLKPRRLERSKGKFKRTLELPLAVDSERVQATVKDGILTLVLPIQENEKPRKIKIEA; this is encoded by the coding sequence ATGAGGCACCAAGTCGATTTTTACCAAGAAGTGCGCAGGATGCAAAATAGGATTCACAATCTATTCGAGCCGGTTTGGGAAGGAAACCGCACATTTCCCACTCTGAACGTATATTCGAACCAGGACCAAATCACCGTTACCGCGGAAATTCCGGGTTTGACTTCGGAAGACCTAGAGGTCACTGTCGCGCATAATTTATTGACGATCCAAGGGGAAAGTAAGGAACCCGATGTGGATTCGTTAAAGCCGAGAAGATTGGAACGTTCCAAAGGAAAATTTAAAAGAACCTTGGAATTACCTCTGGCCGTTGATTCGGAAAGAGTACAAGCCACAGTCAAAGACGGGATTCTAACCCTGGTTTTGCCGATCCAGGAAAACGAAAAACCCAGAAAAATCAAAATAGAAGCCTAA